CGCGTCCGTTCAACGGCAAGATTCTTCGGCGGCGGCGCATCACTTCCACTGCAGAAAGAGGTCGGCAATTATGCAGATTGCGAAAAATAATTCAACCTGCTTTTATGATTGTTTTGCCCAAGGAGCACCCGATGGACTATCGCCAGCTTGGCCGTACCGACCTGAACGTGAGTGCAATCTGCCTCGGCACCATGACCTGGGGCGAGCAAAACACTGAAGCTGAAGCCTTCGCACAGATTGAACGGGCCAAAGAGGCCGGGATCAATTTCATCGACACCGCCGAGATGTACCCGGTGCCGCCGAAAGCCGAAACCTACGCCACCACCGAGCGCTACATCGGCAACTACTTCAAAAGTCGGGGCGATCGTACCGACTGGATCCTGGCCAGCAAGATCGCCGGCCCGGGCAACACCATCGACTACATCCGGGACAAAAATCTGCGCCACAACCGCCAGCACATAACTGAAGCGGTGGATGCCAGCCTGAAACGCCTGCAAACCGATTACATCGATCTTTACCAGTTGCACTGGCCTGAGCGCAGCACCAACTTTTTCGGACAGCTGGGCTACAAACACAAGATCGAAGCCAACCTGACCCCGCTCGAAGACACCCTTGAAGCGCTCGACGAGCAGGTGAAGGCCGGCAAGATCCGCCACATCGGACTGTCCAACGAAACGCCGTGGGGCACCATGCGTTTCCTCGCTCTGGCCGAAGCCCGTGGCTGGCCGCGCGCGGTGTCGATCCAGAACCCTTACAACCTGCTCAACCGCAGCTTCGAAGTCGGCCTGGCCGAAATCGCCATCCGCGAACAATGCGGCCTGCTCGCCTATTCGCCAC
The sequence above is drawn from the Pseudomonas sp. FP2196 genome and encodes:
- a CDS encoding NADP(H)-dependent aldo-keto reductase — encoded protein: MDYRQLGRTDLNVSAICLGTMTWGEQNTEAEAFAQIERAKEAGINFIDTAEMYPVPPKAETYATTERYIGNYFKSRGDRTDWILASKIAGPGNTIDYIRDKNLRHNRQHITEAVDASLKRLQTDYIDLYQLHWPERSTNFFGQLGYKHKIEANLTPLEDTLEALDEQVKAGKIRHIGLSNETPWGTMRFLALAEARGWPRAVSIQNPYNLLNRSFEVGLAEIAIREQCGLLAYSPLAFGFLSGKYEGGARPPKGRLSLYSRFSRYFNPQSEAACSRYVALAREHGLDPAQMALAFVTQQPFVTSNIMGATTLEQLDSNIASFDLKLSDEVLAGIEAIHKDHPNPAP